A part of Acomys russatus chromosome 21, mAcoRus1.1, whole genome shotgun sequence genomic DNA contains:
- the LOC127205342 gene encoding male-specific lethal 3 homolog — MATLGCGPKDDGEDKDDEVSEQGDGDQRPKGKRDSDQHAKREPDERAVRIPIPEVLQQRLADDCYYINRRRRLVRLPCQTNVGTILECYVRHFSASALASGDRRPQPPRAAPERNVGLCREMADGLRITFDHALPLVLLYPQEQAQYEMVTSSTFFFPTEERASDTGRSQEATWPGPSTPQPTESQAVTGPAAPKRRKAEADALRAPRRSTRHSGHWQSEDRASPQAKRSVPKLFPHLQKTPVHGTAPSPSPLTPGKDAGALFAGFEGTTEEINEILSWKLVPDNYPPGHQPPPPSYIYGAQHLLRLFVKLPEILGKMSFTEKNLKALLKHLDLFLRFLAEYQADFFLESAYVSACEAHYSSKNPRAIC, encoded by the coding sequence ATGGCCACTCTGGGCTGTGGCCCTAAGGACGACGGAGAGGACAAGGATGATGAAGTGAGTGAACAAGGTGATGGAGACCAAAGGCCGAAAGGCAAACGGGACTCGGATCAGCACGCCAAGAGGGAACCGGACGAGAGGGCCGTCCGCATCCCCATCCCGGAAGTGCTCCAGCAGCGGCTGGCGGACGACTGTTACTACATCAACCGCAGGCGGCGGTTGGTGAGGCTGCCCTGCCAGACCAACGTGGGGACCATCCTGGAGTGCTACGTGCGCCACTTCTCGGCGAGCGCGCTGGCTTCGGGGGATCGCCGGCCGCAGCCCCCGCGCGCGGCGCCCGAGAGGAACGTGGGCCTGTGCAGGGAGATGGCGGACGGGCTGCGCATCACCTTCGACCATGCACTCCCCTTGGTGCTGCTCTACCCTCAGGAACAAGCGCAGTATGAAATGGTGACTTCCTCCACCTTTTTCTTTCCCACCGAGGAGAGAGCCTCCGACACTGGCAGGAGCCAGGAGGCGACCTGGCCTGGCCCGTCCACACCGCAGCCCACGGAGAGCCAGGCCGTGACTGGGCCAGCCGCCCCCAAGAGGCGCAAAGCGGAGGCGGACGCCCTGCGGGCTCCCAGGCGGTCCACGCGCCACAGCGGCCACTGGCAGTCGGAGGACCGGGCCTCCCCTCAGGCCAAGCGCAGTGTGCCCAAGTTGTTCCCACACTTGCAAAAGACACCTGTGCACGGCACGGCACCTTCCCCCAGTCCTCTGACTCCTGGGAAGGACGCAGGGGCTCTGTTTGCTGGCTTTGAAGGGACAACTGAGGAAATAAATGAGATCCTGTCCTGGAAGCTCGTGCCTGACAATTACCCCCCAGGACACCAGCCACCGCCCCCCTCCTACATTTATGGCGCACAACATTTACTGCGACTGTTTGTGAAACTTCCAGAGATTCTTGGAAAGATGTCCTTCACCGAGAAAAATCTAAAGGCATTACTGAAGCACTTGGATCTCTTTCTGAGGTTCTTAGCAGAATACCAGGCTGACTTCTTCCTGGAGTCAGCCTATGTCTCCGCCTGTGAGGCACACTACAGCAGCAAGAACCCCAGGGCAATCTGTTAA